The Watersipora subatra chromosome 1, tzWatSuba1.1, whole genome shotgun sequence genome has a window encoding:
- the LOC137394941 gene encoding uncharacterized protein produces MATKHLTIFLSVCFLFLSQTVYSEILSYDDEDCIVNPDLPADEENNYVDCNTPEALADNRTRCCDIEGEKGCCENTTQSNKMIVIGTTIGMITAAVAGTCFVVFWCNPDTIPCFQKLPCKCCHRGSDEFTEMTDLTDDIKKTGHSNQMYMRDPEADEFAPPEKYDMPEELKGDVQDDWWGASGTAF; encoded by the exons ATGGCCACCAAGCACCTGACTATCTTTTTGTCCGTTTGCTTCCTATTTCTCAGCCAAACAG TCTACAGCGAGATACTGAGTTATGATGACGAGGACTGCATAGTTAATCCTGACCTGCCCGCTGATGAAGAGAATAACTATGTCGACTGCAACACACCCGAGGCTCTGGCAGACAATAGAACTCGATGCTGCGATATAGAGGGAGAAAAGGGCTGCTGTGAAAATACCACACA GAGTAATAAAATGATAGTAATCGGAACAACCATTGGAATGATCACAGCTGCTGTCGCGGGAACATGCTTCGTTGTGTTTTGGTGCAACCCTGACACCATACCCTGCTTCCAGAAACTGCC TTGTAAATGCTGCCACCGAGGATCAGATGAGTTTACTGAGATGACAGATTTGACAGACGACATTAAAAAGACTGGCCACAGCAACCAAATGTACATGAGAGACCCAGAGGCTGATGAGTTTGCTCCACCAGAGAAGTATGATATGCCAGAGGAACTGAAGGGTGATGTGCAAGATGATTGGTGGGGAGCATCTGGAACAGCTTTCTAA